The following are from one region of the Nostoc cf. commune SO-36 genome:
- a CDS encoding type II toxin-antitoxin system VapB family antitoxin: MVTQFNINDTLLQEALALDDQITVDALVETALREYIQRRKRLKVLELFGTIDYDSDYDYKQQRQQA, translated from the coding sequence GTGGTTACACAGTTCAACATCAATGATACATTGCTGCAAGAGGCACTCGCCCTAGATGACCAGATAACCGTTGATGCCCTGGTCGAAACTGCACTGCGCGAATATATCCAACGTCGCAAGCGACTTAAAGTGTTAGAACTCTTTGGCACTATTGATTATGACTCAGACTACGACTACAAACAGCAACGTCAGCAGGCATGA
- a CDS encoding PIN domain-containing protein produces the protein MRVIVDTSVWSLALRRRTPPDSSPVVTRLRDLITNDQVALLGAIRQEILSGIRSSEQFTRLRDYLRIFPDMELKKRG, from the coding sequence ATGAGGGTCATAGTTGATACCTCTGTTTGGTCGCTGGCTTTGCGTCGGAGAACCCCACCCGATTCTTCCCCTGTAGTTACCCGATTACGCGATTTAATTACCAATGACCAAGTTGCTTTGCTGGGTGCGATTAGGCAAGAAATCCTTTCTGGCATTCGCAGTTCGGAACAGTTTACCCGTCTACGAGATTACCTGCGGATATTCCCAGATATGGAACTAAAGAAAAGGGGATAA